A genomic window from Salvia splendens isolate huo1 chromosome 11, SspV2, whole genome shotgun sequence includes:
- the LOC121754365 gene encoding integrator complex subunit 7-like — protein MERTPAACAMDWSIQLQKDLRSDIPGKSIDALQEIGRRLQRWNKDPKLTFAEHTMFGLFPEEDKLFLNAILLCLADAFSSGDKHTKECVVRIFMKIKRRGNRDAEGIFSKEMFENQLELLTRVKEVFDEGDTEERALSLRLFGCWAYFAKDCPDVRYIALSSLVTGDVLEVKAAYFAAGYLSETSDDFAVVFLEMLRTTVSSQESSEDIKLAAGRAFAKLWCSFSIAENAYKLGLKLLMDSSEDDFSATMLISLSKIASRWMLLVPTQFELLTLFQSEDRSLRMQVTSLRCFRLLLAREVCIVPSNASTVHRVFGILHRSELQPTLQLESLRLLYKYCCCITKIWPQYIHRVPHIIIFCRSF, from the exons ATGGAGCGAACCCCAGCAGCTTGTGCCATGGACTGGAGCATTCAGCTCCAAAAAGACCTTCGTTCAGATATACCAG GAAAATCAATTGATGCCTTACAAGAAATCGGCAGGCGGCTTCAGCGGTGGAACAAGGATCCAAAGCTGACGTTTGCAGAGCACACGATGTTCGGCTTATTCCCGGAAGAGGATAAGCTGTTCCTCAATGCTATATTACTGTGTCTGGCCGATGCGTTTAGTTCAGGGGACAAACACACTAAAGAATGCGTAGTTagaatttttatgaaaattaagaGGAGGGGAAATAGAGATGCTGAGGGCATTTTTAGCAAGGAAATGTTTGAGAATCAATTGGAGTTGTTGACCAGAGTGAAGGAAGTGTTTGATGAAGGGGATACTGAGGAAAGAGCACTCTCTTTGCGGCTGTTTGGTTGCTGGGCTTATTTTGCAAAGGATTGTCCGGATGTGCGGTATATTGCGCTGTCAAGTTTGGTTACTGGTGATGTTCTTGAG GTGAAGGCTGCTTATTTTGCTGCAGGCTACTTGTCTGAGACGTCAGATGACTTTGCAGTTGTTTTCTTGGAGATGCTTAGGACAACAGTCTCGTCACAGGAGAGTTCAGAAGACATAAAGTTAGCTGCAGGACGTGCATTCGCCAAACTGTGGTGCTCGTTTTCAATTGCAGAGAATGCATACAAG TTAGGTTTGAAGCTTCTCATGGATTCTTCAGAAGATGACTTCTCAGCTACCATGCTAATCTCACTTTCCAAAATTGCTTCTCGTTGGATGCTTCTAGTTCCTACTCAG TTTGAATTGCTTACACTGTTTCAAAGTGAAGATAGATCTTTGCGCATGCAAGTGACATCTTTGAGATGCTTCCGCCTTTTATTAGCAAGAGAAGTTTGTATTGTTCCTTCAAATGCAAGCACAGTCCATAGGGTATTCGGCATCCTACACAGATCTGAACTTCAACCGACACTGCAGCTTGAATCTCTAAGACTTTTATATAAGTATTGTTGCTGCATTACTAAAATATGGCCTCAGTATATTCATAGAGTCCCTCACATCATCATATTTTGCAGATCCTTCTGA
- the LOC121754201 gene encoding large ribosomal RNA subunit accumulation protein YCED homolog 2, chloroplastic-like, whose amino-acid sequence MVVVGRLISSFSPNIINRFSSDNPKLISSSRASTNSARRNEFPTKKKSKPRLIAISTAEAKWHGNWNSEYLFSLRDLQLLDLSDDDGVHKDTNVSINLSVQKHAGFGLSVEGMITTSFTRKCCNCCSPYLRDINATFKVWILPSTRTIRDSSNQLPDIGGDDPSVIYVRPGYEADLDSLIQDTVRLATSVKETCSETCEKAEPKLHHIGAMNAPSIDRRWNKLLELKKSHELI is encoded by the exons ATGGTTGTAGTTGGCCGCTTGATTTCTTCATTTTCACCAAACATAATCAACAGATTTTCATCTGATAATCCCAAACTCATCTCCTCCTCAAGAGCTTCTACCAATTCCGCCAGAAgaaatgaatttccaacg AAGAAGAAGAGTAAGCCTCGTTTAATCGCGATATCAACGGCGGAAGCAAAATGGCATGGAAATTGGAATTCAGAGTATTTATTTTCCCTGCGAGACTTACAACTGCTTGATCTTTCAGATGATGATGGTGTCCACAAAGATACTAATGTTTCCATAAACCTTTCCGTTCAAAAG CATGCTGGTTTTGGGCTATCAGTGGAAGGAATGATCACCACATCATTCACCAGAAAATGTTGCAATTGCTGCTCTCCATACCTCAGAGAT ATTAACGCCACATTTAAAGTGTGGATTCTTCCATCAACGAGAACAATTAGGGACTCGTCTAATCAACTTCCTGATATTGGCGGAGATGATCCTTCC GTTATTTATGTGAGACCCGGATATGAAGCTGATCTGGATTCTTTAATACAAGACACAGTTCGACTTGCCACTTCAGTTAAA GAAACTTGCTCGGAAACTTGCGAGAAAGCCGAACCCAAATTACACC ATATAGGTGCAATGAATGCACCTTCGATCGATCGAAGGTGGAACAAGCTTTTGGAATTGAAGAAGAGTCACGAACTCATATAG
- the LOC121754914 gene encoding high mobility group B protein 7-like: protein MAGGAASSNASRQRKRVEAESASLKRARDGSAFTKCEECHKDVAVALISFHNCSLDAKIKMNLESQVVEMAETKKKASAEKKKTKQTDSKPKKAKNPNGKKRPPTAFFLFMNDFRKSFKEANPDCKSVATVAKEGGEKWKSMNDDEKKVYTDRAAELKAEYQKASEAENEQDDDDSTENEVKDDATEDEVKDDASEDEAKDDATEKEVKDDAAEDEVKDETKETSEKEIKDDIIDEEIKEEEIEYDE, encoded by the exons ATGGCGGGCGGCGCAGCATCATCCAACGCCTCGAGACagaggaagagagtggaggCTGAATCCGCCTCTCTCAAACGCGCTAGAGACGGCAGCGCCTTTACCAAATG CGAGGAATGCCACAAGGATGTGGCGGTAGCTTTGATTAGCTTCCACAACTGTAGCCTTGATGCTAAGATTAAGATGAATTTAG AGTCTCAGGTTGTGGAAATGGCTGAGACGAAGAAGAAGGCATCAGCAGAGAA AAAGAAGACAAAACAAACTGATTCAAAGCCAAAGAAGGCCAAAAATCCAAACGGGAAGAAGCGGCCTCCCACCGCTTTCTTCTTGTTCAT GAATGACTTTAGGAAATCGTTCAAGGAGGCTAATCCTGACTGCAAGAGTGTTGCCACG gTTGCAAAGGAAGGTGGTGAGAAGTGGAAATCAATGAATGATGAT GAGAAGAAAGTGTATACTGATAGAGCTGCAGAGCTTAAAGCAGAGTATCAAAAGGCATCTGAAGCTGAAAATGAGCAA gATGATGATGACTCAACTGAAAATGAGGTCAAGGATGATGCAACTGAAGATGAGGTCAAGGATGATGCATCTGAAGATGAGGCTAAGGATGATGCAACTGAAAAAGAGGTCAAGGATGATGCAGCTGAAGATGAGGTCAAGGATGAAACAAAGGAGACATCTGAGAAAGAGATTAAGGATGATATAATTGATGAAGAGATCAAAGAGGAAGAAATAGAATATGATGAATAG
- the LOC121754364 gene encoding MAP3K epsilon protein kinase 1-like gives MARQMTSSAFHKSKTLDNKYMLGDEIGKGAYGRVYKGLDLENGDFVAIKQVSLENIAQEDLNIIMQEIDLLKNLNHKNIVKYLGSLKTKSHLHIILEYVENGSLANIIKPNKFGPFPESLVAVYIAQVLEGLVYLHEQGVIHRDIKGANILTTKEGLVKLADFGVATKLTEADVNTHSVVGTPYWMAPEVIEMSGVCAASDIWSVGCTVIELLTCVPPYFDLQPMPALFRIVQDENPPIPNSLSPAITDFLRQCFKKDAGQRPDAKTLLSHPWIKNSRRALQNTLRHSGTLRNIDEVGAGGASISSSEQGHNIEASSAEKDKTEMSPSETSAVSKSYEDDSSKPNLTEERTNNLERRYVSNQFQFVIHKI, from the exons ATGGCGCGCCAAATGACTTCTTCCGCCTTCCACAAATCAAAAACTCTTGATAACAAATAT atGCTTGGAGATGAGATTGGGAAAGGGGCTTATGGAAGAGTCTACAAGGGTTTGGATTTGGAGAATGGAGATTTTGTTGCAATCAAGCAAGTTTCCCTCGAGAACATTGCTCAGGAGGATCTCAACATCATCATG CAAGAGATCGATCTGCTTAAG AATCTTAATCACAAGAATATTGTGAAATATCTGGGATCTTTGAAGACGAAATCTCATCTTCACATAATACTTGA GTATGTGGAGAATGGATCTCTTGCAAACATAATAAAGCCAAACAAATTTGGGCCTTTTCCAGAGTCATTGGTGGCTGTTTACATAGCCCAG GTGTTAGAAGGATTGGTTTACCTGCATGAACAAGGTGTGATTCATCGTGATATCAAGGGGGCAAATATACTGACAACAAAAGAG GGCCTTGTCAAACTTGCAGATTTTGGGGTTGCTACAAAACTTACTGAAGCAGATGTTAATACTCATTCTGTTGTTGGAACACCTTATTGGATGGCCCCTGAG GTCATTGAAATGTCAGGAGTTTGTGCTGCGTCTGACATTTGGAGTGTAGGCTGCACTGTAATTGAACTTCTTACATGTGTTCCACCATACTTTGATCTACAGCCAATGCCCGCCCTCTTTAGGATTGTACAG GATGAAAATCCTCCAATTCCAAATAGTCTATCTCCAGCTATTACGGATTTCCTGCGTCAATGCTTTAAAAAG GATGCTGGACAGAGGCCAGATGCAAAAACATTACTTTCGCACCCTTGGATTAAAAACTCAAGGCGTGCTCTACAAAATACTCTTCGTCATAGTGGAACCTTGAG GAACATTGATGAAGTTGGAGCTGGGGGTGCTAGTATAAGTAGCAGTGAACAAGGGCATAATATTGAAGCCTCTTCCGCTGAGAAA GATAAAACAGAGATGTCACCCTCGGAGACTTCAGCTGTCAGCAAGTCTTACGAGGATGATAGCTCAAAACCTAATCTTACCGAGGAAAGAACAAACAACCTTGAAAGAAGATACGTTTCAAATCAATTTCAATTTGTTATCCATAAAATCTAG